Part of the Crossiella cryophila genome, CGCGATGTTGCCGGCCTGTTCGCCCGCCTGCGTCACGCACCCGGCCGCTACCTGCTCCACCTCGGCCGCGGGTACCGCCACCCGGTTCAACAACCCGCGCAACGCCACACCCAGCAACTCCGCCGCGTGCACCCCGGACAACCAGCCGCCGCGCCGCCCGATCGGGGTGCGCACCGCGCCGACGATGACCGGGTCGCCCATGGGAACTCCTCACCGTGGATCAGTAGTCATTTGTATGAGTAGAACATGTTTCAGTGAGGTTGGTAAGACTCAGTGAACACCCTTCACTCAACGCGGGTCTCGTGTTTGAATCCAGTAGAACCTGTTCCACATCGCTGTGTGAGCACGGAGGACAGCCATGGCCCTGCCCCAACTTCCCCGGGGTTTCGACTTCACCGACCCCGACGTGTACGCGCAGCGGCTGCCCATCGAGGAGTTCGCCGAGCTGCGACGCACCTCGCCGGTGTTCTGGAACGCCAAACCGCCGGGCCGGGACGGATTCCCTGACCAGGGCTACTGGGTGGTGAGCAGGCACGCCGACGTCAAGCGGGTCTCCCTGGACAGCCGCCTGTTCTCCAGCTCCGCCAACACCGCGATCATCCGGTTCGGCTCGGACATGACCAGGGAACAGCTTGACCTGCAACGACTTATCATGCTCAACCAGGATCCGCCGGAGCACACCAAGTTGCGCGGCATCGTCTCCCGCGGCTTCTCGGTGCGGGCCATCGCCGGACTGCGGGACGCCCTGGCCGAACGCGCGCACCGCATCGTGCAGACCGCGCGCACCGAGGGCGCGGGCGATTTCGTCACCGACATCGCCTGCGAACTCCCGTTGCAGGCCATCGCCGAACTGCTCGGCGTGCCCCAGGAGGACCGGCGCAAGATCTTCGACTGGTCCAACGAGATGATCGGCTACGACGACCCGGAGTTCCAGACCGACTCGGCGATGGCCGCGGCGCAGATCCTGGCCTACTCGATGAACATGGCCGAGGAACGCAAGAAGTGCCCGATGCCCGACATCGTGACCAAGCTGGTCCAGGCCGATGTGGACGGTGACTCGCTCTCCGCCGACGAGTTCGGTTTCTTCGTCATCCTGTTGGCGGTGGCCGGAAACGAGACCACCCGCAACGCGATCACGCACGGCATGATGGCCTTCCTGGACAACCCGGAGCAGTGGGAGCTGTACAAGGCCGAGCGTCCCAAGACCACCGCGGACGAGATCGTGCGCTGGGCCACCCCGGTGGTCTCCTTCCAGCGCACCGCCACCGCGGACACGGAAATCGGTGGGGTGCCGGTGAAGTCCGGCGACCGGATCGGCATGTTCTACAGCTCGGCCAACTTCGACGAGGACGTCTTCACCGACCCGGAGCGCTTCGACATCACCCGCGATCCCAACCCGCACCTGGGTTTCGGCGGCAGCGGCGCGCACTTCTGCCTTGGCGCCAGCCTGGCGAGGCTGGAGATCGACCTCATCTTCAACGCCATCGCCGACCACCTGCCCGACATCCGCAAGGCGGGCGAGCCGCGGCGGCTGCGTTCGGGCTGGCTCAACGGGATCAAGGAGTTCCCGGTTTCCTACTGACCCAGCGCGGTCCGCAACGCGGTGACCAGTCGCCCGGCCCGGCCGCCGTCCGCGGCCGGTCCGTGCTGCAACCGGTTCATCACGTAGGCGAAACCGATCCCGTGTTCGACATCGCCGAAGGCCAGCGAGCCACCGTGCCCGTCATGCCCGAACGACCCTGGCCCCAGCAGCGTCAGTTCACCCGGCAACTGCCCGTGTGGGATGAACCCCAGTGCCCACCGGGCCGGTTTGACCAGCACCCGATCTAGCCCCGCGGTCTGGCTGGCCCGCGCTCGTTCCACCGTTGACGGGGCCAGCAACCGCACCCCGTCCACCTCGCCGACGGTGGCCGCGTACAGCCGGGCGAACCCGTCCGCGGTGCCGATCGCGGAGGCGGCCGGGATCTCCGCCGCGTGCACCAGGCGGCTGTTCGCGTTGAGCTGCGGCGTGGTCAGCTCGAAGGTGCGCATGATCAGCGAGTCCGGATCGTCGTACTCGGCAAGGAGTTTCCGAGTCGGCTTGGGCAGGTCGGCGGGTGGCCGGGCCAGTTCCCGCGGCACCGGCGCGGACACGATCCGGGACACCCGCGGCTCCAGGGCTTCCGGCAGCCCGATCCACACCTCCGCGCCCACCCGGTCGGCGATCTCGGCGGCGAACACCTCGCCGAAACCCCGTCCGGTGATCCGCCGGATGACCTCGCCGATCAGCCAGCCGAAGGTCCAGGCGTGATACCCCTGCTCGGTTCCCGGTGTCCACCAAGGCTTCTGCGCTGCCAGCCGGGCCACCACCCGGTCCCACTCGGCCAGTTCGGCCACCGGGAACCGCTCGTTCAGCGCGGGCAGTCCGGCCTGGTGGGTGAGCAGCCAGCGCACCGGGATGTCCTGCTTGCCCGCGGCGGCGAACTCCGGCCAGTACCGGGCCACCGGCGCGTCCAGGTCGAGGTGCCCGCGCTCGACCAGCAGGTGCGCCAGCATCGTGGTGACGCCCTTGGTGACCGAGTACACGAACTGCAGGGTGTCCCGTGCCCAAGGCCGTCCGGCGCGCTCGTCCGCGATCCCGCCCCACAGGTCCACGACCTTGCGCCCGTGCCGGTACACGCACACCGCCGCACCGAGTTCGCCGCCCTCGGTGAAGTTGCGCGCGAACACCTCGCGCACCGCCTCGAACCCGGGCGCCACCGCGCCGTGCACCTCGGTCATCGCCATCACCCCGTCCGCACAACGCGGACCGGCGGCACCCGGTCGCCCGCGTGCCGCCGGTCCGTGGAGATCAACCCGCCAGCACGCCCTTGAGCGCGTCGACCAGCCGGGCCGCGGTGGCGCCCTCGCCGGTCAGTCCACTGTGGATTTTGTTCATCACGTAGCCGAAGCCGATCTCGTGATCCACATCGCCGAAGGCCAGCGAACCGCCGTAGCCGCCGTGCCCGAAGGTGCCCGGCCCGAGATGGCTGATCATCGGTGTGACGCCCTCGGCGTGCGCGCCGGTCATGTAGCCCAGGCCCCAGATGCTGGGCAGCATCAGCACCTTGTCCGGACCGACGGACTGCACCGCGCGGGCCCGGTCCACCGTCTCCCGCTCCAGCAGGCGGAAACCGTCCACCTCGCCGACCGTGCTCGCGTACAGCCGGGCGAAGGCGTCCGCGGTGCCGACCGCGCTGATCGCCGGCACCTCGGCCGCGCGCAGTTCGGGACTGTTGGCCGGCATCGGGTCGCTCATCACGTTCAGCGCGCGCATGGCGAGTGAGTTGGGGTCGGCGAGCACCGCGAGCATCCTGGCCAGCTCCGGCGGCAGATCCTCGGCCGGGGACGGCGGGGCGCTCAGGTCGGCCTCGATGAACTTGCCCACCCGCGGTTCCTGCTCCTTGGGCAGGCCGATCCACAGGTCCAGCCCCAGCGGCTTGGCCACGTCCTCGGCCAGGATGGTGCCGACGGTGCGGCCGGTGGCCCGGCGGATGACCTCGCCGACCAGCCAGCCGTAGGTGACGCCGTGGTAGCCGTGCGCGGTGCCGGGCTCCCAGTTGGGTTCCTGCGCGGCGAGCTGGGCGACGATCGGATCCCACTCGGCCAGCCAGGCGAGCGGGAACTTCCGCTCCGGCATGGCCAGTCCGGCTTGGTGGGTGAGCAGCCAGCGCACCGGGATGTCCTGCTTGCCCGCGGCGGCGAACTCCGGCCAGTACTGGGCCACCGGCGCGTCCAGATCCAGTTCACCGCGCTGGACCAGCAGGTGCGCGATGGTCGCGGTGACGCCCTTGGTGGTGGAGAAGACCAGCTGGATGGTGTCCTGGTCCCAGGCGCGGCCGGTGTCGACGTCGGCCACGCCGCCCCACAGGTCGACGACCTTCTGCCCGCGCTGGTACACGGTGACCGCGGCGCCGACGTCGGGGCCGTCGGTGAAGTTGGCCAGGAAGGCATCGCGCACCGGCTCGAAACCTGGTGCCACCGTGCCGTGGATCTGGGTCACGCCCACCCCCAAAAGGTGCTCAGTCGCATGTTGTCATGCACTCGCATCATATCGGGGATGGGCGTGGCTCAACCTTCCTGTTTGCTGACAGTGGACAGCGCCCGGTCCAGTTCCCAGAAGGCCCGCAACGACCGGAGCAGGCCGTCCTCGCCGACCCGGTAGACGAACACGCCGTCGGTGTCGATGCGGGTGCCATCAGCGGCGATGGCCGAGATGGTGCCCACGTTGGCCACCTCGTCCCCGCTGGCGAAGGAGTCGGTGATGGCGAACTCCATCCGGGCCATGTGCCCGATGGTGAGGTCCCAGAACGCCCCGATGGCCGCCCTTCCGTGATGGCCCTTCCCGGTCTGGTCGAAGATCGAGGGCCCGACCGGGTCCTCCACCACGGCGTCCTCGGCCCACAACGCGAGCCAGCCCTGTTTGTCCCCGGCGGCGACCGCGGTCATCGAGCGGATGGAGGCCGCCCGCGCCGGGTGCTCGCCGTCGGGGGCGGTCCAGGTCACCGTCATCCAGCGCTCCTCACAGTTTGGCGATGATCGTCTCGGCGAACTTGCGCATCGAGTCCTGTTTGGCCGACAGCGGACCGTCGAAGGGCACCCCGTCCAGCACCCAGGGCATGGTGATCGCGTCGGTGACGCCGATCGAGGCCAGTTCCCGGTAGCCCTCCAGGCCGAACCGGTCGATGCAGACCGACTGGATCTCGAAGGGTTCCGCCGCGCGTCCGTAGCCCGCGCGGAGTTCGGCCAGCCGGGCGATGGTGGTCTTGAGGTCGGCGAAGGTCATCATCGCCGAGGTCCAGCCGTCGCCGATGCGCGCCGCCCGCCGCAGTCCCGGTCCGCTGTGCCCGCCGACGTAGATGGGCACCGGTTTGGTCGGCGCCGGACTCATCCGCAGTTTGCCGAACCGGTAGTGCTCGCCGTGGTACTCGACCATGCCGCCGCCGAGGATCAGCTTGAGCACCTCGATCGCCTCGTCCCCGCGTGGCCCTCTGTCCACATAGGACGTTCCGCACCACTCGAACTCCTCAGGCGACCAGCCGAGTCCGACGCCGAGCCCGAACCGGTTGCCGGTGAGCACCGCCACCGAACCGACCTGCCTGGCCAGCAGCACCGGGTTGCGCGAGCCGAGTTTGAGCACCTGGGTGTAGAAGCCGATCCGGGAGGTGACCGCGCCCATCGCGGCGGCGGCCACCATCGGGTCGACCCACGGCGTGTCCTCGGTCCAGAACCGGCTGCCGTCGGGGGTGTAGGGGTAGTCGGCGGAGACCTGTTCGGAGAAGAACAGCGAGTCCGGCAGGGCGATGCTGGCGAACCCGCATTCCTCGGCGGTGCGCGCTAGTTCGGGCAACTGCTCGATCGGACTCATCGCCACCGCGCAGGTGAACTTCACCGGCCGCCTCCCCGGATCTGGTTGGCCACGAACAGGTCCATGCAACGTTCCGCGTTGGCGGTGATGGTCAGCGACGGGTTGGCCAGGCAGGTGGAGCCGGGCAGCAGCGCGCCGTCCACACAGAACAGGCCCGGATATCCCTTGAGTTGACCGGTGAACTCGGTGGCCTGACCCATCACCAGTCCGCCGAGCGGGTGATAGGTGTTGCGGGCGCCCAATCCGTGCGCGGTGCCGCGGTCGTAGTTGGGCAAACCGTTGAACAGGAAGCCCTTCTTGCCCTCGGTCTCCCACCAGAACCGGGTGGCCAGATCGCGTCCGGCCTTCTCGCCCAGGGTCTCCATCACGCCGTAGGGCCAGTACACCTTGCCGCCGCCGGTCGCCGGGTCGTAGCGCACCTCGCCGCGTTCCGGGGTGACCGAGGTGATCAGGTGCGTGGTGGAGGCGACGTTGAGGATGTTGGGCACCGGCGCGGCTTCCCAGGCCATCGAGGTCGGTGCGAACGGGTTCTTGTCGTCGAAGAACTTGACGTTGCCCGGCCCGCCCTGGTCGAAGCCGACGTCCTTGCGCAGGGTCATCCG contains:
- a CDS encoding serine hydrolase domain-containing protein, translated to MTEVHGAVAPGFEAVREVFARNFTEGGELGAAVCVYRHGRKVVDLWGGIADERAGRPWARDTLQFVYSVTKGVTTMLAHLLVERGHLDLDAPVARYWPEFAAAGKQDIPVRWLLTHQAGLPALNERFPVAELAEWDRVVARLAAQKPWWTPGTEQGYHAWTFGWLIGEVIRRITGRGFGEVFAAEIADRVGAEVWIGLPEALEPRVSRIVSAPVPRELARPPADLPKPTRKLLAEYDDPDSLIMRTFELTTPQLNANSRLVHAAEIPAASAIGTADGFARLYAATVGEVDGVRLLAPSTVERARASQTAGLDRVLVKPARWALGFIPHGQLPGELTLLGPGSFGHDGHGGSLAFGDVEHGIGFAYVMNRLQHGPAADGGRAGRLVTALRTALGQ
- a CDS encoding serine hydrolase domain-containing protein — its product is MGVTQIHGTVAPGFEPVRDAFLANFTDGPDVGAAVTVYQRGQKVVDLWGGVADVDTGRAWDQDTIQLVFSTTKGVTATIAHLLVQRGELDLDAPVAQYWPEFAAAGKQDIPVRWLLTHQAGLAMPERKFPLAWLAEWDPIVAQLAAQEPNWEPGTAHGYHGVTYGWLVGEVIRRATGRTVGTILAEDVAKPLGLDLWIGLPKEQEPRVGKFIEADLSAPPSPAEDLPPELARMLAVLADPNSLAMRALNVMSDPMPANSPELRAAEVPAISAVGTADAFARLYASTVGEVDGFRLLERETVDRARAVQSVGPDKVLMLPSIWGLGYMTGAHAEGVTPMISHLGPGTFGHGGYGGSLAFGDVDHEIGFGYVMNKIHSGLTGEGATAARLVDALKGVLAG
- a CDS encoding TIGR03619 family F420-dependent LLM class oxidoreductase; the encoded protein is MKFTCAVAMSPIEQLPELARTAEECGFASIALPDSLFFSEQVSADYPYTPDGSRFWTEDTPWVDPMVAAAAMGAVTSRIGFYTQVLKLGSRNPVLLARQVGSVAVLTGNRFGLGVGLGWSPEEFEWCGTSYVDRGPRGDEAIEVLKLILGGGMVEYHGEHYRFGKLRMSPAPTKPVPIYVGGHSGPGLRRAARIGDGWTSAMMTFADLKTTIARLAELRAGYGRAAEPFEIQSVCIDRFGLEGYRELASIGVTDAITMPWVLDGVPFDGPLSAKQDSMRKFAETIIAKL
- a CDS encoding nuclear transport factor 2 family protein — protein: MTVTWTAPDGEHPARAASIRSMTAVAAGDKQGWLALWAEDAVVEDPVGPSIFDQTGKGHHGRAAIGAFWDLTIGHMARMEFAITDSFASGDEVANVGTISAIAADGTRIDTDGVFVYRVGEDGLLRSLRAFWELDRALSTVSKQEG
- a CDS encoding cytochrome P450, translating into MALPQLPRGFDFTDPDVYAQRLPIEEFAELRRTSPVFWNAKPPGRDGFPDQGYWVVSRHADVKRVSLDSRLFSSSANTAIIRFGSDMTREQLDLQRLIMLNQDPPEHTKLRGIVSRGFSVRAIAGLRDALAERAHRIVQTARTEGAGDFVTDIACELPLQAIAELLGVPQEDRRKIFDWSNEMIGYDDPEFQTDSAMAAAQILAYSMNMAEERKKCPMPDIVTKLVQADVDGDSLSADEFGFFVILLAVAGNETTRNAITHGMMAFLDNPEQWELYKAERPKTTADEIVRWATPVVSFQRTATADTEIGGVPVKSGDRIGMFYSSANFDEDVFTDPERFDITRDPNPHLGFGGSGAHFCLGASLARLEIDLIFNAIADHLPDIRKAGEPRRLRSGWLNGIKEFPVSY